One window of Deinococcus metalli genomic DNA carries:
- a CDS encoding GNAT family N-acetyltransferase, which translates to MTVARAALRPVNPDDVPAFHAVMMAAGMDPRSSWARTTLLDLERSLFSPGAGGFLAVGSGEGALGCVGYRPDGAATLTLNKLATRPGARGGGVGRALVWQVEHVARAGGYRRVLLAVSQFNLDVLPFYEKLGYVVTDDTYAHANPSSPPPVVLVKSVSTAPYEDMQR; encoded by the coding sequence GTGACGGTCGCCCGCGCCGCGCTGCGCCCCGTGAACCCGGACGACGTGCCCGCCTTCCACGCCGTGATGATGGCCGCCGGCATGGACCCCCGCTCCAGCTGGGCGCGCACCACGCTCCTCGACCTGGAACGCTCGCTGTTCAGCCCCGGCGCCGGCGGCTTCCTGGCGGTCGGCAGCGGGGAGGGAGCGCTGGGCTGCGTCGGGTATCGCCCGGACGGCGCGGCGACCCTGACGCTGAACAAGCTCGCCACGCGGCCCGGGGCGCGCGGCGGCGGCGTGGGCCGCGCGCTGGTGTGGCAGGTCGAGCACGTGGCCCGCGCGGGCGGGTACCGGCGCGTGCTGCTGGCCGTGTCGCAGTTCAACCTGGACGTCCTGCCCTTCTACGAAAAACTCGGGTATGTGGTGACGGACGACACCTACGCCCACGCGAATCCGTCCAGCCCGCCGCCGGTGGTGCTGGTCAAATCGGTGTCGACCGCGCCGTACGAGGACATGCAGCGATGA
- a CDS encoding GNAT family N-acetyltransferase, with protein sequence MSWPPGYTLRPATVHDAALIQTQRTAMFTEMGSDPAGLARAHDAGVGWHRRALASGRYTGLLVEAGGDVVAGAGVLWNDFPPNADTTSLVRAYVLNVYVHPDHRGHALARQLVEAVLAECRARGVSIVTLTASEAGRPTYERLGFVPQAELRLVLPEGAS encoded by the coding sequence GTGAGCTGGCCCCCCGGCTACACCCTGCGCCCGGCCACCGTGCACGACGCCGCCCTCATCCAGACCCAGCGCACGGCGATGTTCACCGAGATGGGCAGCGACCCGGCCGGACTGGCCCGCGCGCACGACGCGGGCGTGGGGTGGCACCGCCGGGCGCTGGCGTCCGGGCGCTACACCGGCCTGCTGGTCGAGGCCGGGGGGGACGTGGTGGCCGGGGCGGGCGTCCTGTGGAACGACTTCCCGCCGAACGCCGACACGACGTCCCTCGTGCGCGCGTACGTGCTGAACGTGTACGTCCACCCGGACCACCGGGGACACGCGCTGGCCCGGCAGCTGGTGGAGGCTGTGCTGGCCGAGTGCCGCGCCCGCGGCGTGAGTATCGTGACCCTCACCGCGTCGGAGGCCGGGCGGCCCACCTACGAACGCCTGGGCTTCGTGCCGCAGGCGGAACTGAGACTGGTACTCCCGGAGGGCGCGTCGTGA
- a CDS encoding DinB family protein, producing MPTLSEVVAAQLPYLQGLTEAQASSQPAPDVWSAKQIVGHLIDSGVNNHARFVRASVQDGLALSGYDQTAWVAAGGYQQRPWADVLGLWTVYQTQLAHVIAALPAASLDHTLSIGGGEPVTLRFVAEDYVRHQQWHLNQIPERVGA from the coding sequence ATGCCGACGCTGAGCGAGGTCGTCGCTGCCCAGTTGCCGTACCTCCAGGGACTGACCGAGGCGCAGGCGTCCAGCCAGCCGGCCCCGGACGTGTGGAGCGCCAAGCAGATCGTGGGGCACCTGATCGATTCGGGCGTGAACAACCACGCACGCTTCGTGCGGGCCAGCGTTCAGGACGGTCTGGCTCTGTCCGGCTACGACCAGACCGCGTGGGTCGCGGCGGGCGGCTACCAGCAGCGCCCGTGGGCGGACGTGCTGGGCCTGTGGACGGTGTACCAGACGCAGCTCGCGCACGTGATCGCCGCTCTGCCCGCCGCCAGCCTGGACCACACCCTGAGCATCGGCGGCGGCGAGCCGGTCACGCTGCGCTTCGTCGCGGAGGACTACGTGCGCCACCAGCAGTGGCATCTGAACCAGATTCCGGAGCGGGTGGGCGCGTGA
- a CDS encoding argininosuccinate synthase: MTHTDSAPTATAPKEKIVLAYSGGLDTSIILKWLQTERNYDVVAFTADLGQGDEVEEARVKALNTGAVAAYALDLREEFVRDYVFPMFRASALYEGYYLLGTSIARPLIARKMVEIAEKEGAVAVSHGATGKGNDQVRFEMTAYALKPDIVTVAPWRDWTFQGRADLEEFAREHGIPVPTTKKDPWSTDANLLHISYEGGILEDPWAEPPAHMFKLTVDPTEAPAEPEYVEVEFEAGNPVAINGEMLSPAALLQRANKLGGKHGVGRLDLVENRFVGMKSRGVYETPGGTLLYHARRAVESLTLDREVLHQRDALGPKYAELVYNGFWFAPEREALQVYFDHVASSVTGTARLKLYRGNCTVVGRKAPQSLYDKDLVSFEAGGDYNQHDAGAFIKLNSLRMRVQARVKAKADAPADKEPAQV, translated from the coding sequence ATGACGCACACCGATTCCGCCCCCACGGCCACCGCCCCCAAAGAGAAGATCGTCCTCGCGTACTCGGGCGGCCTGGACACCAGCATCATCCTCAAGTGGCTCCAGACCGAGCGGAACTACGACGTGGTCGCCTTCACCGCCGACCTCGGGCAGGGCGACGAGGTCGAGGAAGCGCGCGTCAAGGCGCTGAACACCGGGGCCGTGGCCGCGTACGCGCTGGATCTGCGCGAGGAATTCGTGCGCGACTACGTGTTCCCCATGTTCCGCGCCTCGGCGCTGTACGAGGGCTACTACCTGCTGGGCACCAGCATCGCCCGGCCGCTGATCGCCCGCAAGATGGTCGAGATCGCCGAGAAGGAGGGCGCGGTCGCCGTGTCGCACGGCGCGACCGGCAAGGGCAACGACCAGGTGCGCTTCGAGATGACCGCCTACGCCCTGAAGCCCGACATCGTGACCGTGGCTCCGTGGCGCGACTGGACCTTCCAGGGCCGCGCCGATCTGGAAGAGTTCGCCCGCGAGCACGGCATCCCGGTGCCCACCACCAAGAAAGACCCGTGGAGCACCGACGCGAACCTGCTGCACATCTCCTACGAGGGCGGCATCCTGGAAGACCCGTGGGCCGAGCCGCCCGCGCACATGTTCAAGCTGACGGTCGATCCCACCGAGGCGCCTGCCGAGCCTGAGTACGTGGAGGTCGAGTTCGAGGCCGGCAACCCGGTCGCCATCAATGGCGAGATGCTCAGCCCGGCGGCCCTGCTCCAGCGGGCCAACAAACTCGGCGGGAAGCACGGCGTGGGCCGCCTCGACCTCGTGGAGAACCGCTTCGTGGGCATGAAGTCGCGCGGCGTGTACGAGACGCCCGGCGGCACGCTGCTGTACCACGCCCGCCGCGCCGTCGAGAGCCTGACGCTGGACCGCGAGGTGCTGCACCAGCGCGACGCCCTGGGGCCGAAGTACGCGGAACTCGTGTACAACGGCTTCTGGTTCGCCCCCGAGCGCGAGGCGCTGCAGGTGTACTTCGACCACGTGGCGTCCAGCGTGACCGGCACCGCCCGCCTGAAGCTGTACCGGGGCAACTGCACCGTGGTCGGCCGCAAGGCCCCGCAGAGCCTGTACGACAAGGATCTGGTGTCCTTCGAGGCCGGCGGCGACTACAACCAGCACGACGCGGGCGCGTTCATCAAGCTCAACTCGCTGCGCATGCGCGTCCAGGCCCGCGTGAAGGCCAAGGCCGACGCGCCGGCAGACAAGGAACCCGCGCAGGTCTGA
- a CDS encoding pyridoxal phosphate-dependent aminotransferase — translation MPQLLPRALASQESVFARMSRLAAQHGAVNLGQGFPADAPPAFLLDTARRAVGTADQYSPPAGLPALRDAVGADLGVDGADVVITSGATEALNVLALSLYGPGDEVLMLEPVFDVYLPQARLAGADAVTVPMTLDPERGWFLDPGALRVAVTPRTRALLLNSPYNPTGTVFSAAELTEIVALAREHDLWIISDEVYDELYFGDAPTSLRTLAPERTFTVGSAGKRLEATGWRVGWIACPPGLSGMVAGIRQQGSFCSPTPLQAAVAAALPVARAEGFYAGLRTEYAARMELLAGGLRDLGATVYTPRGTYFLTALHPQWRAETLVAEAGVAVIPGEAFYAQHAAPAGLLRVAFCKSRDDIGRALGRLARAATPKVNVP, via the coding sequence ATGCCACAACTGCTGCCGCGTGCCCTCGCCTCGCAGGAAAGTGTGTTCGCCCGCATGAGCCGCCTGGCCGCGCAGCACGGCGCGGTGAACCTAGGCCAGGGCTTTCCCGCCGACGCGCCGCCCGCCTTCTTGCTGGACACCGCCCGGCGCGCGGTGGGCACGGCGGACCAGTACTCGCCGCCGGCCGGCCTGCCCGCGCTGCGGGACGCCGTGGGCGCGGACCTGGGCGTGGACGGCGCCGACGTGGTGATCACCAGCGGCGCGACCGAGGCGCTGAACGTGCTGGCCCTGTCGCTGTACGGCCCCGGCGACGAGGTGCTGATGCTCGAACCCGTCTTCGACGTGTACCTGCCGCAGGCGCGGCTGGCCGGCGCGGACGCGGTCACGGTCCCCATGACGCTCGATCCGGAGCGGGGCTGGTTCCTCGACCCGGGGGCGCTGCGCGTGGCGGTCACCCCACGCACACGGGCGCTGCTGCTGAACAGCCCGTACAACCCGACCGGCACGGTGTTCAGCGCGGCGGAACTCACGGAGATCGTTGCGCTGGCCCGCGAGCACGACCTGTGGATCATCAGCGACGAGGTGTACGACGAGCTGTACTTCGGAGACGCGCCCACGTCCCTGCGCACGCTGGCCCCCGAACGGACCTTCACGGTCGGCAGCGCGGGCAAGCGGCTGGAGGCCACCGGCTGGCGCGTGGGCTGGATCGCGTGCCCGCCGGGCCTGTCCGGCATGGTCGCGGGCATCCGGCAGCAGGGATCGTTCTGCTCGCCCACACCGCTCCAGGCCGCGGTTGCCGCCGCGCTGCCCGTGGCGCGCGCGGAGGGCTTCTATGCAGGGCTGCGGACCGAGTACGCCGCGCGCATGGAGCTGCTGGCGGGCGGCCTGCGCGACCTGGGCGCCACGGTGTACACGCCGCGCGGCACGTACTTCCTGACCGCCCTGCACCCGCAGTGGCGCGCCGAGACGCTGGTGGCCGAGGCGGGCGTGGCCGTGATCCCCGGCGAGGCCTTCTATGCCCAGCACGCGGCGCCCGCGGGGCTGCTGCGCGTGGCCTTCTGCAAGTCCAGGGACGACATCGGCCGGGCGCTTGGCCGCCTGGCGCGCGCAGCCACCCCGAAGGTAAACGTCCCCTGA
- a CDS encoding EthD family reductase, with protein MFKLTVLYGPPTDAAAFETYYHGMHLPLVDRIPGLRRAEVGRVVGAPDGSASPYHLITELYFDDLAALQGGMGGPEGQAAAGDIPNFATGGVTLLVSEVLDS; from the coding sequence ATGTTCAAGCTCACGGTGCTGTACGGCCCGCCCACCGACGCTGCCGCCTTCGAGACCTACTACCACGGCATGCACCTCCCGCTGGTGGACCGGATTCCCGGCCTGCGCCGCGCAGAGGTCGGGCGCGTGGTCGGCGCCCCGGACGGCAGCGCCAGCCCCTACCACCTCATCACGGAACTGTACTTCGACGACCTGGCCGCGTTGCAGGGCGGTATGGGCGGTCCCGAGGGGCAGGCCGCGGCCGGCGACATCCCGAACTTCGCCACCGGCGGCGTCACGCTGCTGGTCAGCGAGGTGCTGGACAGTTAG